From Marinifilum sp. JC120:
ATGCTTATGGATGTCGATGACTTTAAAATGTTCAACGACACCTACGGTCATGCAGCCGGGGATGATATCCTTGAAGCCATCGGCTTGATTATCAAGAACAACATCCGCGGCAGGGACAAAGCTTTTCGCTATGGCGGAGAAGAATTTATGGTTATCCTTCCGGAAACAAACGGATTGGAAGCCATAAAAGTAGCTGAAGCTATCCGAACCGCCCTAGCGGCTTACGAATACCGACCGGTAAACGAAGAACCTGTTTACAAGACCATCAGCATTGGTGTGGCGGAATTTTCCAATAACGAATCATTGGAAAGAGTCATTAAACGCGCTGATGACAATATGTACCGCTGCAAAATAAAAGGTAAAAACAGGGTCTACTTTTCCTGTGAATAGCCCTTAGCGGCATCAAAATGGTTTGCCTGAACCGTTTCAGCAAGGTCTTTTTCCAGCTCAACGAAAATCTCATTAAGCCCCGAACTCATAGCTTTTACCAAAGCAGCTGGATCGGTTGTGCCGATTGCTATCTCACGGCTGAAATCGCGAGAATAAACTATAGGCATGTCAGGGGTGCCGTTATTAAGCAGGACGAATTGCATCCTGATGACCGCCTTTGGTTCCGGACCTGAGTAATCACCATAAATAGAATTAACTACCCCTTCCAGAAGCAACTCCCCTGTACCCATGCTGTCCGGCCCCAACACATTGGCAAATATACCGGAATCCCCCATCCAGACACGCAATTCCTGAGTTATCAATGATGCAGGCGGTACAAAAAAAGAATTGTAGTAATCCGCTTCAAAAGCGTTCTCTCCCACCTTGTAAACAAAATCACGATCCTCATAGGTCGGAGAAATCTTAACCCGGCGCACAATAAGATTATTTACTGCATGAACCTTATTCTTCTGCTTGTCCGCCCGAACCACCTCAAGGGTGTAATACTTACGGTCGAGGCTGGGACGCTCCAATTTTACGCACCCCGCTAATCCGCAAGCAGCAATCAAAACAGACAGGACCATAACCTTATAAAAATCAAATTGTGATATTATAGAGATACTCATCACTTACTCCCCTGCTTAAGCGGAGCCTTTTTCGGAGGATCACCGAAAAGGACACCGGAAGGATATTGTCTGGCCTCGCTGCTCAGTTCACGCAGATTTTCCATCAGCTTACGAACATTATCCAGAATAGCTTCGATATTACCCTGCTGCCCGGCCACAGTCATATTCACCCTTGAAAGCGTTGATTCAAAGCGCACAGCCGCCCCTTTGATCCTGTCAGAAGCTTCACTGATATTATTCAGTGTCGTTGAAAGATCAGCCAGAGTCTGCTTGCCTTGAGGACCTGAAAGATACTCCTCCATGCCTCCGGTTACATTCTTTGCACTTTCGGATGCTTTACGGATATCTTTCATGGCAGCCACAATATCCCCGGAAGAACTGTCCATAACCTTACGCATATTGCGGGCCGCAGCAGCCACATCAGGCATAAGACTGTCCACTTCCGGATCAGCCAGCAACTGGTTAATACGCGCGATAAATTTCTCAGCCTCGGTCAGGGTTCCGGTTAATCGTTTGCTGATCTCCCCGGTATCGGAATTTTTAAGAAAAGTACTCATGCTCTGAGCCACGGAACGCACATCTTCAATTGCTTCAGCGATATTGGACTTGTTGATATCTTCCAGCGTATCACTGATGGAGGCCACCGCGCTTTCCACTTTACTCATCATGGATGGTGCGGAAGGTACATACATATTTTTCGGATTCCATGTAATCTCGAGCGGGGGATTCTTCACGGGATTCACATAGTCAATTTCAAGAAAAAGCTGACCGGTAAGTCCCAATGAAACAGGACGGGCGCGTAGCCCCCGGTCCACTTCCTTGTTCAAGGCACGGACAAGATCCTGCCCCTCCTTGGTCTTAAACATTTTATGGTTAAGATCACCAAGAAGATATACATAGCGCAAAGCACTCTGCCCAAGATCCACATAATGATCGGTAACAAAGCCGATATGACTGACCGTACCGATTTTCACCCCGCGAAATTTAATGGGGGAGCCGACCTCAAGGCCGTTCACAGATTCATTCAGATAGGTTTCCATCTTGACGCTATGCTCAAAAATCTTGCCAGCACCAAGAATTGCCAGCACTGAAATAAACAGCAAAACACCGACAATTATAAAAATCCCCAGCCTGAAAGGATTAGTTTTCCGACTCATATATTCTCCATGGCCGCAGGAGTTTCCCCGGCTTTTCCTTCAACTTCACGATGAAAAAATCTGCGCACCTGCGGATGATCCGACTCCTCACGAAGAAGACGGGGATCACCTTCGGCAATAATTCCACGGGTACCCTTATCGAGCATTATGACCCGGTCCGCAATGGAAAAAATTGATTGCAACTCATGGGTTACAATCACAAATGTCACTCCCAGCGAGCGGGAAAGACTACGAATAAGCTCATCAAGTTCGGCAGACGTTATAGGATCAAGCCCAGCTGATGGTTCGTCCAAAAAAAGAATTTTCGGATCGAGAGCCATAGCTCTGGCAATAGCCCCGCGCTTAAGCATTCCTCCTGAAAGTTCAGAAGGCATCTTATCAGCCGACGCTTCCAGACCGACTAGCGAAAGCTTCATACGCGCTGTATAATCCATAGCCTCACGAGGCATTGAGGTAAACTCTTCCAGCGGCAGACGAACATTCTCCAGCAGGGTCATGGAACCAAACAATGCCCCCATCTGATACATAACCCCGATACGCTGCAAAATTTCCAACCGTGTTTGCCCATAGGCAGAACCGATATCATCCCCATCAATAAATATCTGGCCCGCTGTCGGGGGATAAAGTCCGATCATATGTTTGAGCACGGTACTTTTACCGCAACCGGAACCACCAAGTATGACAAAGATTTCACCTTTTCTGACATCGAAGGAAATATTTTCGATTACAACGGTTTCACCATAGGCACAACTCAGCCCCTGCACATTAATTACCTTTTCAATTGCACTGCTCATTAAATCCCCGTCAGGAAAAATATGACTGCAAAAAGTCCGTCAAACACTGCAATAAGAATAATCCCGCTGACCACGGCACTGGTGGTGGAATCTCCCACCGCACTGGCTCCGGACTTGGTAACCAATCCTCGCTGGCAGCCGATTCCGGCCACAAGAAAACTGAAAACTACGGCCTTGATCATACCGCCGGAAAAATCCATCCAATGCACATTCTGGAAAACACGGCCGGTAAACGTACTCAGAGGATAACCCATGGAAAGCATTACTAATGCGCCACCCACTAGGCTCATGAAGTTGAAAAAGAGAGTAAGCAGCGGAGTCATGCAAACTGTTGCCAGCACCCTCGGAAGGACCAGAAAACTAACCGGATTAAGGCCCATGGTATTCAGGGCATCCAATTCCTCATTGACCTTCATGGTTCCGATCTCAGCGGCAAAAGCGGACCCGGTCCGTCCAGCCAGCAGGATTGCTGTGACCATGGGGCCAAGCTCGCGAAACATGACCAGCCCGAGCATGTTGGGTACGAAAATTTCAGCCCCGAAACGCATTAGGGATACGGCGGACTGGAAAGACATAATCAAGCCCATCAAAAAACCGATCAGAAGGATGATAGGCAGCCCATCGGCCCCAACTTTTTCACAAGTCAGCCAGAAATCAGACCAGCGCAGTTTATTTTTACTGGTCGCGGTGCTCAGGGAGGCAATGACGCAATTTCCGGTGAATTCAATCTGCTCACGCATGTCTGCGGCCACAACCTGACCTGAAAGCCCGATGGAAGTAATCCAGCCCCGTATTCCGCCCTTCCCTTTATCCTGCCTCTGCGGGGGAGCTGCTTTATCCACATCGAACAGATCAAGAAAACCGGCAAATTCAGGGCGCAACCCATTAATAGACAAAACAGTACCCCGATCCCGACAACCAGCCTTCATCATCATGAACAATGAAGCACCGCCGCCGTCCAGATACTCAAGCCCGGAACACTCCACAGTGGAACACCCCGCCGCCACAGCGGAACGGGCCTGTTCCCAGACTTCTCCGGCTCCTTCGGCATCTAAACGACCCGAGAGGACTACGCCTGAAGTAGATTTCTTAAATAACACTGAACCTGAAACCATAATTATAATTCACTCTTTTTAAATTATACATCATGTTTTAGCAGGTGGTTACTTGAAAGGAAAGCAAGAAGTGTGCGCCATACCAATGTTACCTTATTTACTTTATCTATAAGTTTCCATTTCGCGACTACGATGATATATTCTTAGCTTATGAAAAGAAATCATCAGCAACCACAAACCAATACGGCCTATGGAGGCATGTCAATGACTATAAAAATGAAACTGTGGTCTATCGGAGCACTGGCCATTGCAGGTTTTCTGGCTGTTTTTGCTATTAACTACTTCGGCGCGCAACAGGTTCAAAAAGACCTGATCATGGAAGAACACGCCCTTCAGCTCGAAATTGAAATGTTGCAGGCCCGGCGGTCAGAAAAAGACTTTATCCTGCGCAAAAAAACTGAATACATCGATACGCTAAAAGCAAAAATCGGCACTATGCAGGTGCATCTTGAAGAACTGGCACACGGTCCCTTTAAAGAGCTTGCTGAACAAGGTAAATCCCTTACTTCCGGCTATGAGAAACAGTTCATGGTCGTTGCCAATAGTTACATAAAACTCGGCCTGACCAAGGACTCCGGCCTGCTTGGAGAGTTGCGAAAAGCTGTTCGCGATGCGGAAAAAGCAGTCATGGGGAGTGACAAGCTTTATGAAGCTGGAATTCTCAGACTGCGCAGAAATGAAAAAGATTTCATGATCAGAATTGATTCAAAATATCTGGATAAATTCAATAAAAACATGGCCACACTGGTCTCAAATGTTGAACAATCAGACTTTGCTCTGGAACGCAGACAATACATTCTTGATAAACTCAAAATATATAGTGAAGGCATGGATAGATATGCTCAGGGAACTCTCCGCATAGAATCTGAACAAAACAAATTCAGGGCCATAATCCATAAGATGGAACCTATTCTTGAAGAACTGGCCCATAAATCTGAAGAACAACTGCACCAGCAGCAAAAACTGATAAGCACCTCTACAATCGTAGCAGAGTTGATTGCCGCAATATTGCTCATTAGTGCAATATTATTCATAATCCGATCCATACTCGGCCCACTTTCAGCTTTACAGACATGCGCTCAGGATGTCAGCGACGGCGACTTTGACTCCTGCG
This genomic window contains:
- a CDS encoding MCE family protein, producing MSRKTNPFRLGIFIIVGVLLFISVLAILGAGKIFEHSVKMETYLNESVNGLEVGSPIKFRGVKIGTVSHIGFVTDHYVDLGQSALRYVYLLGDLNHKMFKTKEGQDLVRALNKEVDRGLRARPVSLGLTGQLFLEIDYVNPVKNPPLEITWNPKNMYVPSAPSMMSKVESAVASISDTLEDINKSNIAEAIEDVRSVAQSMSTFLKNSDTGEISKRLTGTLTEAEKFIARINQLLADPEVDSLMPDVAAAARNMRKVMDSSSGDIVAAMKDIRKASESAKNVTGGMEEYLSGPQGKQTLADLSTTLNNISEASDRIKGAAVRFESTLSRVNMTVAGQQGNIEAILDNVRKLMENLRELSSEARQYPSGVLFGDPPKKAPLKQGSK
- a CDS encoding ATP-binding cassette domain-containing protein encodes the protein MSSAIEKVINVQGLSCAYGETVVIENISFDVRKGEIFVILGGSGCGKSTVLKHMIGLYPPTAGQIFIDGDDIGSAYGQTRLEILQRIGVMYQMGALFGSMTLLENVRLPLEEFTSMPREAMDYTARMKLSLVGLEASADKMPSELSGGMLKRGAIARAMALDPKILFLDEPSAGLDPITSAELDELIRSLSRSLGVTFVIVTHELQSIFSIADRVIMLDKGTRGIIAEGDPRLLREESDHPQVRRFFHREVEGKAGETPAAMENI
- a CDS encoding MlaE family lipid ABC transporter permease subunit, with the translated sequence MVSGSVLFKKSTSGVVLSGRLDAEGAGEVWEQARSAVAAGCSTVECSGLEYLDGGGASLFMMMKAGCRDRGTVLSINGLRPEFAGFLDLFDVDKAAPPQRQDKGKGGIRGWITSIGLSGQVVAADMREQIEFTGNCVIASLSTATSKNKLRWSDFWLTCEKVGADGLPIILLIGFLMGLIMSFQSAVSLMRFGAEIFVPNMLGLVMFRELGPMVTAILLAGRTGSAFAAEIGTMKVNEELDALNTMGLNPVSFLVLPRVLATVCMTPLLTLFFNFMSLVGGALVMLSMGYPLSTFTGRVFQNVHWMDFSGGMIKAVVFSFLVAGIGCQRGLVTKSGASAVGDSTTSAVVSGIILIAVFDGLFAVIFFLTGI